The sequence CATCATAGGGGTCATAGTAGCTTCCGACACCTGCATGGTCTCGTCCGAACATGTGGTGGGTGCAGCCGAGGTTGGTCCTCAGGGCAGCATGGAATACAGCCTCTCTCGGCCCTGCATAACGCATGTCCCAGAGGGTGATAGAGACCATATGGGCATCCTCCCTGAAATAGCCTGCCTTTCTAAGGGCATCATGTGTTAGGACGATGGCCTCGTCTATATAGTCGCCTGTCCTCTTCTCGCCGATTATTGGATTCGCAAGCACACCACCGAGGGACCTCTCCACAGGGAGTGAACCATAAGCCCCAAGCCATGCACCCTTCATGAGCCATTCATGGCCTGTGTGAGGGACATTCCTGGTCTGATGGGCTATTATCATCTCCCAACCCTTTTCTTTAAACCTCTCCCTCATCTGTTTAGGCGTAAGCCAGAAATCTGTAAAAGGTGGATTTATCTTTGGAGGATTAAGGAGTGTGATCTTACCTCCGAGGAACTTATCCTTGCAGTTATAAGTCCTTTTTACACCAGGATGTTTTTCCTCTGTGGTCCCATAGACCATCATGGCCATTTCTTTCTTATCATATGTGAATATCTCGGTTATATCGAAGATAGCGAGGGGGTTGCCCTGATAGGTAAGAATGACTTCATCGTATTGCTTTATGCCTTTTTCTTTCAGTTCTTCGTCAGAGATATCGAATACTATAGGGATGCTCCATACGGTCTTTCCGTCTGCAAGTGTCATATTCTTGCAGACAGATTCAACATCAGCCTTTGTCATAAAACCTTCGAGGGGGGTAAAAAAGCCATAGGCAATATCAATCACCTCTGTGGCAATCTGCAGGCGGACAGGCAGCTCCTTTACCTTTGCCTCTTTCATTTCCTGTAACCTTTTAATCGCTGTGGCTTTTGGAATAACCCTTTCTACAATCTCCTTGCCGCCATGACCTATAAACTCCATCTGTGTCCTCCTTGAATTCAGAATATAGGTCTTATATGACCTATATTACCTATTTTGCTATTGCTGCACAGACCTTGCGAAAGATCTCCTCTATGCTTCCTACTCCCATAACAGATTTAAGCTTCCCCTTTTTGGCGTAATAATTAATAAGTGGAGCGGTCTGAGACTCGTATACGTCAAGCCTTTTTTTGATTGTCTCTTCTTTATCATCGTCCCTCTGATAGAGCTCACCACCACATTTATCACATACATTTTCTTTTTTGGATGGAGAAAAATAGATATTATACATCTGCTGGCAATTTTTGCAGGTTCTTCTACCTGTGAGTCTCTTTAGTAAGTCATTCTTAGGGACATCAACACTCAAAGCGAAATCAAGGGGCATCCCCATGTCATTTAACATCCTGTCGAGTGTCTCTGCCTGGGCTGTATTCCTCGGAAAACCATCGAGGATATAGCCCTTTTTAGTGTCACCCTGCTTCAGCCTTTCCTCAATCAGCCCTATGACAACTTTATCCGGGACGAGCTCACCTTTATCCATGTAGGACTTCGCCTCTTTCCCAAGCGGGGTACCGTCAGCCACAGCCTTTCTCAGGATATCACCTGTTGAAATCTGAGGAATTCCATATTTTTCTATTAGTTTCTTAGCCTGCGTTCCTTTTCCAGCCCCAGGTGCACCAAGTAGAACAAGCCGCATGCATGCCTCCTTACTTAAGTTCCTTTTATTGTCTGGAATATTGAAATAACTAAAAATAAATACGCGTGCTATATTAATCAAACTACGGCAAGCGCTTTTTAAAAAAACCTTTTAACTTTATTGCGTTACTATATCTTAAGTCAAATTCATATTTTTGATATTAAGATAAAAATTACTTATCTATATAATAAAATACGCTGTCTAAGGCTTAGGTAAGGGTTCAAGGTTTAGACTAAACTCTATACCGACTCTTGATATTTTGTTTTCCCCAAGAGATACCTGTGAAGCTCTCTTAATGCCATTGCCCTGTGGCTGATTGCATCTTTTTCATCATCGCTCATCTCGGCAAATGTCCTGTTGTGGCCTTCGGGATAAAATACAGGGTCATAGCCAAAACCATTAAAGCCTCTCGGCTCTCTCCCTACCCTGCCTTCGGCATATCCATAGAATGTGTTTGTGCTGCCGTCAGGTGATACCAGAGTTATACAGCAAACAAACCTTGCCCCTCTTTTATCATCACCAAATGAACGCATCTCATGCTGCAGTTTTTCGATGTTTTCTCTGTCATCCGCACCTTCACCCGCATACCTCGCAGACAATACGCCAGGAGCCCTGTTCAGCGCGTACACCTCAAGTCCCGAATCATCAGCAATAGCAGGCATGCCTGTATATCTTGAAACAGTTGTCGCCTTTTTAACAGCATTAGCCTCGAATGTATCTCCTGTTTCTTCCACTTCAGGACACTCAGGGAAGTCATCGAGCGTAAATATTCTCAATGGCAAACAGAGAATCCTTTTTATCTCTTCGATTTTCTTCCTGTTTCTTGTAGCAAGGACTATATCCAATTTTTATACCCATCCCTCAGGATACAGCAGTGCGGCTGCAGATGAATTGTGACATTTTAGCATGAAAATACAGAGGAAAGGAACACATTCGATAGCTGAGGTAGAACAGCCTTGGGGTAGCGTTGTAAAGTCATCAGTGTTTATGTTAGTCTTACTCGAAAATTAACGGAGGTCTTTCTATGGTAAAAAATGACCGCTGGATAA comes from Nitrospirota bacterium and encodes:
- the sat gene encoding sulfate adenylyltransferase, encoding MEFIGHGGKEIVERVIPKATAIKRLQEMKEAKVKELPVRLQIATEVIDIAYGFFTPLEGFMTKADVESVCKNMTLADGKTVWSIPIVFDISDEELKEKGIKQYDEVILTYQGNPLAIFDITEIFTYDKKEMAMMVYGTTEEKHPGVKRTYNCKDKFLGGKITLLNPPKINPPFTDFWLTPKQMRERFKEKGWEMIIAHQTRNVPHTGHEWLMKGAWLGAYGSLPVERSLGGVLANPIIGEKRTGDYIDEAIVLTHDALRKAGYFREDAHMVSITLWDMRYAGPREAVFHAALRTNLGCTHHMFGRDHAGVGSYYDPYDAHRIFNKIPKDSIKIKPIFNLDWWYCPVCAEVTYSGLCGHKDKKQSFSGTLIRSIIQDGVKPPRLIFRPEVFDIIMECAEKYGSGSPFVTEEYLKKRNPVFTIEPLK
- a CDS encoding adenylate kinase; translation: MRLVLLGAPGAGKGTQAKKLIEKYGIPQISTGDILRKAVADGTPLGKEAKSYMDKGELVPDKVVIGLIEERLKQGDTKKGYILDGFPRNTAQAETLDRMLNDMGMPLDFALSVDVPKNDLLKRLTGRRTCKNCQQMYNIYFSPSKKENVCDKCGGELYQRDDDKEETIKKRLDVYESQTAPLINYYAKKGKLKSVMGVGSIEEIFRKVCAAIAK
- a CDS encoding XTP/dITP diphosphatase, with translation MDIVLATRNRKKIEEIKRILCLPLRIFTLDDFPECPEVEETGDTFEANAVKKATTVSRYTGMPAIADDSGLEVYALNRAPGVLSARYAGEGADDRENIEKLQHEMRSFGDDKRGARFVCCITLVSPDGSTNTFYGYAEGRVGREPRGFNGFGYDPVFYPEGHNRTFAEMSDDEKDAISHRAMALRELHRYLLGKTKYQESV